Proteins from a single region of Urocitellus parryii isolate mUroPar1 chromosome 4, mUroPar1.hap1, whole genome shotgun sequence:
- the Rmi1 gene encoding recQ-mediated genome instability protein 1, whose product MSVTGIALRVETWLLATWHVKVPLMWLEACINWIQEESNNVNLSQAQINKQVFEQWLLTDLRDLEHPLLPDGILELPKGELNGFYALQIISLVDVSQPAYSQIQKLRGKNTTNDLVTAETQVTPKPWEAKSSRMLMLQLTDGIIQLQGMEYQSVPALHSDLPPGTKILIYGNISFRLGVLLLKPENVKVLGGEVDALLEEYAQEKVLARLIGEPDPVVSVIPNNSCQNIPRVTDVLDPALGPSDEELLASLDENDELAANNDTSLERCFNIGSSSNTIPTRQPGIEPGFVVSPRPKEKLPDQSVHFTDGELDDFSLEEALLLEETVQKEQMETRELQTLTLSRNKDENIERFSHKPNTLHDFSLIYKQENSKWNEEHLSKQGTHEDRCFGSPSARDKNSSVFLDHCNVSLAHDFTRKDKNSETDYKIKQIISCSSSYSLNDKILNKELVNDVSKKSSQISNENGYHLHTCSLRSSETSTDLFTGMDLYSPPFIYLSVLMANKPKEITTVKIKAFIVTLTGNLSSSGGIWNITAKISDGTAYLDVDFVDEILTSLIGFSVPEMKQLKKDPLKYQKFLEGLQKCQRDLIDLCCLMTISFNPSLCRAVVLALQDVNMEHLENLKKRLNK is encoded by the coding sequence ATGAGTGTAACTGGTATTGCTTTAAGAGTTGAAACCTGGCTGTTAGCTACGTGGCATGTTAAAGTACCTCTAATGTGGCTGGAAGCTTGTATTAACTGGATCCAAGAAGAAAGTAATAATGTTAATTTGAGTCAggcacaaataaacaaacaagtatTTGAGCAATGGCTACTTACTGATCTGAGAGATTTGGAACACCCTCTTTTACCTGATGGCATTTTAGAACTTCCAAAAGGAGAATTGAATGGATTTTATGCTCTACAGATTATTTCCTTGGTTGATGTAAGTCAACCTGCATATTCCCAGATACAGAAGTTGAGAGGAAAGAATACAACTAATGATTTAGTTACTGCTGAAACACAAGTTACCCCCAAACCTTGGGAAGCAAAGTCTTCACGAATGTTGATGCTGCAGTTAACTGATGGAATTATACAATTGCAGGGAATGGAATACCAGTCTGTTCCAGCTCTTCATAGTGATCTTCCTCCAGGTACAAAAATTTTGATTTATGGCAACATTTCTTTCCGTCTTGGTGTTCTCTTGTTGAAACCAGAAAATGTAAAGGTTTTGGGAGGTGAAGTAGATGCTCTTTTAGAAGAATATGCACAAGAAAAAGTACTTGCAAGATTAATTGGGGAACCTGATCCCGTTGTTTCAGTCATACCAAATAATTCTTGCCAAAACATCCCCAGAGTTACAGATGTTCTAGATCCTGCGTTAGGACCTTCTGATGAAGAACTCTTGGCAAGTCTTGATGAAAATGATGAACTTGCAGCAAATAATGACACCTCCTTGGAAAGATGTTTCAATATAGGTAGTTCCTCAAATACTATTCCCACAAGACAACCAGGTATTGAGCCAGGATTTGTTGTTTCTCCTAGACCAAAGGAGAAGCTACCAGACCAATCTGTGCATTTCACTGATGGGGAATTAGATGACTTTTCACTGGAGGAGGCCTTGCTTTTAGAAGAAACTGTCcagaaagaacaaatggaaaCTAGAGAATTGCAGACATTGACTTTGAGCagaaacaaagatgaaaacataGAGAGATTTTCACATAAACCTAATACTCTGCATGACTTTTCTTTGATTTACAAACAAGAAAATAGTAAATGGAATGAAGAACATTTATCTAAACAAGGGACTCATGAAGATAGGTGTTTTGGTAGTCCTTCTGCTAGAGACAAAAACAGCAGTGTTTTTTTGGATCATTGTAATGTGTCCTTAGCCCATGATTTtacaagaaaagataaaaactcagagacagattataaaataaaacaaatcatcaGCTGTTCAAGTAGCTATTccttaaatgataaaatattaaataaagaactgGTTAATGATGTATCAAAAAAAAGCTCACAAATTTCTAATGAAAATGGCTACCATTTACATACCTGTTCTTTACGTTCCTCAGAGACTagcactgatctttttactggcATGGATTTGTATTCACCACCTTTTATCTATTTGTCTGTTCTAATGGCTAACAAACCAAAGGAAATTACTACAGTGAAAATCAAAGCATTTATTGTAACTTTAACTGGAAATCTCTCAAGTTCTGGTGGCATTTGGAATATAACTGCAAAGATTTCTGATGGTACTGCATACCTCGATGTAGACTTTGTAGATGAAATACTTACTAGTTTGATAGGGTTTTCCGTACCAGAAATGAAACAGTTAAAAAAAGATCCTCTTAAATACCAAAAGTTCCTAGAAGGTTTGCAGAAATGTCAGAGAGATCTAATAGATTTGTGCTGTCTAATgactatttcatttaatccttcctTGTGTAGAGCAGTGGTACTTGCATTACAAGATGTTAATATGGAACACCTTGAGAACCTAAAGAAGCGgttgaataaataa